A single Opitutaceae bacterium DNA region contains:
- a CDS encoding MdtB/MuxB family multidrug efflux RND transporter permease subunit — protein sequence MNLSRAFIERPVATTLLMLALLLSGILSYRLLPVSALPQVDFPTIQVFTFYPGASPAVTASALTAPLERRFGQIPGLSQMSSSSSGGASVITLQFSLEVSMGVAEQEVQAAINAADNLLPNDLPAPPIYRKVNPADTPILTLAVTSSTLPLPDVHDLVDTRVAQKLAQIPGVGMVSLAGGQRPAVRIQVNPAELASRGLTFADVRTAIVNASNNQPKGSFDGAVRSVLMDANDQLRSPQEFRDLILAYREGSPLRLGDVAQVENATEDSRLAAWANGQPAVLVNIQRQPGANVIQVADRVRALLPQLQASLPAAIELKVLSDRTQSIRASVASVQHELIFAIGLVVLVTFVFLRRVAATLIPSIAVPLSLVGTFGVMHLAGFSLNILTLMSLTIATGFVVDDAIVMLENIARFREEGASPREAAQKGAAQIGFTLISLTFSLIAVLIPLLFMGDVVGRLFREFAITLAVSILISLVVSLTLTPMMCAYMLPNPDAHEAEGGGFLDRVIAWYGRCLQWVLRHQTLTLVVTIGTLMLTAWLYVLVPKGFFPLQDNGALQVVTEAPQSISFSVMAERQQQLAAKILEDPAVSSLSSFIGVDGTNATLNSGRMLVNLKPHSERDEHATEIIERLRSNVQGIEGIKGYFQPVQELTIEDRVSRTQYQFMLSSPDSALLRTWVPKFVEQLRTVPELSDVASDLQSEGLQAFFEIDRDQMSRLGISITDINDALYSAFGQRQITTLFTQASQYRVILEADPDMIRGPAALGTIFVKSASGVPVPLSSLGTLQERRTPLLISHTEQFPAATLSFNLSEGASLGEAVEAVEQAARQLAIPPAIELRFQGAAHAFRSSLSSTLWLILAAVVTMYIVLGVLYESSIHPITILSTLPSAAVGALLALWVSGRPLDMISVIGIILLIGLVKKNGIMMIDFALEAERRQGMTPQEAIYQAALLRFRPILMTTLAALFGALPLMLSTGSGAELRQPLGLVMVGGLLMSQVLTLFTTPVVYLFFDRLSRRRRANA from the coding sequence ATGAATTTGTCGCGCGCGTTCATCGAGCGTCCAGTGGCGACCACGCTGCTGATGCTTGCACTGCTGTTGTCCGGAATCCTTTCGTACCGTCTCCTGCCAGTGTCGGCGCTGCCGCAGGTCGACTTCCCGACGATCCAGGTATTCACCTTTTATCCAGGGGCATCGCCCGCCGTCACGGCGAGCGCATTGACAGCCCCGCTCGAACGCCGCTTCGGCCAGATCCCCGGGTTGAGCCAGATGTCGTCGTCCAGTTCGGGGGGCGCATCCGTGATCACCCTGCAGTTCTCCCTGGAGGTATCCATGGGTGTGGCAGAACAGGAGGTCCAGGCAGCAATCAATGCGGCGGACAACCTGCTTCCAAACGATCTCCCCGCACCCCCGATCTATCGAAAGGTCAATCCAGCCGACACACCGATTCTCACGCTCGCGGTCACGTCGTCCACGCTTCCCCTGCCGGACGTGCACGATCTCGTCGATACACGGGTTGCCCAAAAACTCGCCCAGATCCCGGGCGTCGGAATGGTCAGCCTGGCCGGAGGCCAGCGGCCCGCTGTTCGGATCCAGGTGAATCCCGCGGAACTCGCGTCGCGCGGCCTCACGTTCGCCGATGTGCGCACCGCGATTGTCAACGCCTCGAACAATCAGCCGAAGGGCAGTTTCGATGGCGCGGTGAGAAGCGTCCTCATGGACGCCAACGACCAGTTGCGTTCGCCCCAGGAGTTTCGCGACCTGATTCTGGCCTACCGCGAGGGGAGCCCGCTCCGCCTCGGCGATGTGGCCCAGGTCGAGAACGCAACCGAGGACAGCCGCCTGGCAGCCTGGGCCAACGGACAACCCGCCGTCCTCGTCAACATCCAGCGCCAACCAGGCGCAAACGTCATCCAGGTGGCGGATCGCGTCCGTGCGCTTCTCCCTCAATTGCAGGCAAGCCTTCCCGCGGCGATCGAGCTGAAGGTCCTTAGCGACCGCACCCAAAGCATCCGCGCCTCCGTCGCCAGCGTTCAGCACGAGTTGATCTTCGCCATCGGTCTCGTCGTTCTCGTCACCTTCGTCTTCCTGAGGCGGGTCGCCGCCACCCTCATCCCGTCGATTGCCGTTCCTCTTTCCCTGGTTGGCACCTTCGGCGTCATGCACCTCGCGGGATTCTCGCTCAACATCCTGACGCTGATGTCACTCACCATCGCCACGGGTTTCGTGGTGGACGATGCCATCGTGATGCTGGAGAACATCGCGCGGTTCCGGGAGGAAGGCGCATCGCCGCGCGAGGCCGCTCAGAAAGGAGCAGCGCAAATCGGTTTCACGCTGATCTCCCTCACATTTTCCCTAATCGCCGTGCTCATTCCGCTCCTGTTCATGGGTGATGTCGTGGGCCGGCTCTTCCGTGAATTCGCAATCACACTGGCGGTGTCGATCCTGATCTCGCTCGTGGTGTCGCTCACACTGACGCCGATGATGTGCGCCTACATGCTTCCGAACCCTGACGCGCATGAGGCGGAAGGCGGCGGCTTCCTCGATCGCGTGATTGCCTGGTACGGGCGTTGCCTGCAATGGGTCCTGCGCCACCAGACCCTGACACTGGTCGTGACGATCGGCACACTGATGCTCACAGCTTGGCTGTACGTGCTTGTGCCAAAGGGATTTTTTCCGCTTCAGGACAACGGCGCGCTGCAGGTGGTCACCGAGGCTCCGCAAAGCATCTCCTTCTCGGTCATGGCCGAGAGACAGCAGCAACTCGCCGCGAAGATCCTGGAGGACCCGGCTGTTTCCAGCCTTTCCTCATTCATCGGCGTGGATGGAACCAACGCCACCCTCAACAGCGGGCGCATGCTGGTTAACCTGAAACCGCATTCGGAGCGCGATGAGCACGCGACGGAGATCATCGAACGCCTCCGCTCCAATGTGCAGGGAATCGAGGGGATAAAGGGCTACTTTCAACCGGTCCAGGAGCTGACGATCGAGGACCGGGTCAGCCGCACCCAGTATCAGTTCATGCTCAGTTCGCCGGACTCGGCGCTGCTGCGGACCTGGGTGCCCAAATTTGTCGAACAGCTGCGCACCGTGCCCGAGTTGAGTGACGTGGCGAGCGACTTGCAGAGCGAGGGACTGCAGGCGTTCTTTGAGATCGATCGCGACCAGATGAGTCGCCTCGGCATCTCCATCACCGATATCAACGACGCCCTCTACAGTGCCTTTGGCCAGCGCCAGATCACCACGCTTTTCACCCAGGCGAGCCAGTATCGGGTCATCCTGGAAGCAGACCCGGACATGATCCGAGGCCCCGCCGCCCTCGGGACGATCTTCGTGAAATCCGCCTCCGGTGTACCGGTGCCGCTTTCGAGCCTCGGCACGTTGCAGGAACGGCGCACTCCCCTGCTCATCAGCCACACGGAACAGTTTCCCGCAGCCACCCTTTCATTCAATCTCAGTGAGGGAGCGTCCTTGGGAGAGGCCGTGGAGGCGGTGGAACAAGCCGCACGCCAGCTGGCCATTCCTCCCGCGATTGAACTTCGTTTCCAGGGAGCCGCACACGCGTTTCGCTCGTCGCTCTCCAGCACGCTCTGGCTCATTTTGGCGGCCGTCGTGACCATGTACATCGTCCTGGGTGTACTTTACGAGAGCAGCATTCACCCCATCACGATCCTGTCGACCTTGCCGAGCGCTGCGGTCGGTGCGCTGCTCGCCCTCTGGGTGAGTGGACGCCCCTTGGACATGATCAGCGTCATCGGCATCATCCTCCTCATCGGGCTCGTGAAGAAGAATGGCATCATGATGATCGACTTCGCGCTCGAGGCGGAGAGGCGCCAGGGAATGACGCCGCAGGAGGCGATCTACCAGGCGGCGCTCCTCCGCTTTCGCCCGATCCTGATGACAACGCTTGCGGCGCTGTTCGGTGCATTGCCCCTCATGCTCTCCACAGGCTCGGGAGCGGAACTCCGCCAGCCGTTGGGCCTGGTGATGGTTGGCGGCCTGTTGATGAGCCAGGTGCTCACCCTATTTACCACACCCGTGGTGTATCTTTTCTTTGACCGCCTGAGTCGGCGGCGGCGGGCAAATGCCTGA
- a CDS encoding efflux RND transporter permease subunit — translation MNLSQPFVRRPVASALLAVALVLVGFVAYGLLPVAPLPQVDFPTIQVYASLPGASPETMAANVATPLERALGTIAGITSIRSNSRQGSTGITLEFDFDRDIHAAARDVQAAINAARSQLPAGMPSTPRYQKVNPSQAPILALALSSANLAPGDLYDVAATVLAQKLAQVQGVGEVSVSGASLPAIRVQLNPNALAHQGIALDEVRRAITSANAISPRGAVEFNDKQWQVQISDQLRQVSDYENLVLRHRDGAVVRLRDVAAVTDSVENRYSGGFHNHRPAVLIMVRRQPGANIIATIDLIKAQLPTLRAYLPADADLALVMDRTPSIRATLHEARFTLVLATGLVILVVLGFLGNLRAALIPTLAIPISLIGTFAVMYLYGFSLNNLSLMALIVAAGLVVDDAIVVLENISRHMERGLSPFRATLKGTQEVGFTLLAMTLSLVVVFVSILFLGGLVERLFREFSITLAAAMLVSLVVSLTLTPALCSRWLKRKQDTPTEGVQGLGNRMFSRLKQGYATSLAWVLRHPVLMLLVFLGAVALNVTLYVRIPKGFLPEQDTGQLGGFIRGDDGFSFQIMQPKIETYRKVLLADPAVEDVIGMSGGGVGLSNGWVQVRLKPLAERKVSADEVVRRIRLSAPPVPGGIMYLGVSQDIQMPNSSDSGSQSLTLLLGDLSLLRTWAPRISQALQKVPELVDVETVNDDGAKQVSLTIDRETARRLGVNMQMISQVLNNSFSQRQISTLYSELNQYRVVMEIDPRYTENPEVLDQLQVIANDGTRIPLSAFMRYDYSLINDRVRHEDMFAAENIGFSLAKGVTLDQALAAIDRAMAGILLPKEVQVRVGGAAQGFQKTLNRQPLLILIVLVAVYLVLGVLYESLLHPLTILSTMPLAGLGALLALQLTGTEFSLVALLGLFLLVGMVMKNAILMIDFALETRRRTGCDATTAIYEAAQLRLRPILMTNFAALLGAVPLILASGEGVEMRRPLGLAIVGGLSVSQLLTIYTVPVVFVWLDRLRKRKAPAVAP, via the coding sequence ATGAACCTCTCCCAACCTTTCGTACGCCGCCCAGTTGCGAGCGCCCTGCTCGCAGTCGCGCTCGTGCTAGTCGGGTTCGTAGCCTATGGGTTGCTCCCCGTCGCCCCCCTGCCTCAGGTCGATTTTCCAACGATCCAGGTGTACGCCTCGCTGCCCGGCGCAAGCCCGGAGACCATGGCTGCCAACGTGGCGACGCCCTTGGAACGGGCGCTGGGCACCATCGCGGGCATCACCTCAATCCGCTCAAACAGCAGGCAGGGCTCAACCGGGATCACGCTCGAATTTGATTTCGACCGCGACATCCACGCGGCCGCGCGCGATGTCCAAGCCGCAATCAACGCCGCTCGTTCCCAATTGCCTGCGGGCATGCCGAGCACACCCCGCTACCAGAAGGTGAATCCTTCCCAGGCGCCGATCCTCGCGCTTGCCCTCAGCTCCGCAAATCTCGCCCCGGGCGACCTGTATGACGTCGCTGCGACGGTCCTGGCACAGAAACTCGCCCAAGTGCAGGGCGTCGGCGAGGTGTCGGTCTCGGGCGCTTCGTTGCCCGCGATCCGCGTCCAACTTAACCCCAACGCGCTTGCTCATCAGGGCATCGCGCTCGACGAAGTGCGCCGCGCCATCACGTCGGCGAACGCGATCAGTCCGCGCGGCGCGGTCGAGTTCAACGACAAGCAATGGCAGGTTCAGATCAGTGACCAGCTTCGGCAGGTTTCCGACTACGAGAACCTGGTCCTGCGTCACCGCGACGGTGCGGTCGTCAGGCTCCGGGATGTTGCGGCGGTGACTGACTCGGTCGAAAACCGCTACAGCGGCGGCTTCCACAACCATCGTCCCGCCGTGCTGATCATGGTGCGACGCCAGCCGGGCGCGAACATCATCGCGACCATCGACTTGATCAAAGCGCAGTTGCCGACGTTGCGGGCCTACCTGCCTGCCGACGCGGACCTCGCCCTGGTGATGGATCGCACGCCCAGCATTCGCGCAACGCTTCACGAGGCACGCTTCACCTTGGTCCTGGCGACGGGGCTCGTGATTCTGGTGGTGCTGGGATTCCTCGGCAATCTGCGCGCGGCGCTGATCCCGACACTCGCGATTCCCATTTCGCTCATCGGCACCTTTGCCGTGATGTACCTGTACGGATTCTCGCTCAACAACCTGTCACTGATGGCGCTCATCGTGGCGGCGGGCCTGGTGGTCGACGACGCGATCGTGGTGCTCGAGAACATCTCGCGTCATATGGAACGGGGGCTTTCGCCCTTTCGAGCCACACTCAAAGGCACGCAGGAAGTCGGCTTCACGCTTCTTGCGATGACGCTGTCGCTGGTCGTGGTGTTTGTATCGATCCTGTTCCTTGGCGGCTTGGTGGAGCGACTTTTCCGCGAGTTCTCGATCACGCTTGCGGCGGCCATGCTGGTGTCGCTCGTGGTCTCGCTGACCTTGACGCCCGCGCTCTGCTCCCGGTGGCTGAAACGCAAACAGGACACCCCGACCGAAGGGGTGCAGGGTCTTGGCAACCGCATGTTTTCGCGTCTGAAGCAGGGGTACGCCACCTCGCTGGCGTGGGTGCTCCGGCATCCCGTGCTCATGCTCCTGGTGTTTTTGGGCGCGGTTGCGCTCAACGTCACCCTATACGTGCGCATACCAAAAGGCTTCCTGCCCGAGCAGGACACCGGCCAGTTGGGCGGCTTCATTCGCGGAGACGACGGCTTCTCGTTCCAGATCATGCAACCCAAGATCGAGACGTATCGAAAGGTGCTCCTGGCGGATCCCGCCGTCGAAGACGTCATCGGCATGAGTGGCGGCGGAGTGGGACTCAGCAATGGCTGGGTGCAGGTTCGACTGAAGCCCCTGGCCGAGCGAAAGGTCAGCGCCGATGAAGTGGTGCGGCGAATCCGGTTGAGCGCTCCACCGGTGCCCGGCGGCATCATGTACCTCGGAGTCTCGCAGGACATCCAGATGCCGAATAGCAGTGACTCGGGTTCGCAGTCCCTGACCTTGTTGTTGGGCGATCTCAGCCTTCTGCGGACCTGGGCCCCGCGAATTTCGCAGGCGCTTCAGAAGGTGCCTGAACTGGTGGATGTCGAGACCGTCAATGACGACGGGGCGAAGCAGGTGAGTTTGACGATTGACCGGGAGACTGCGCGACGCCTCGGCGTGAACATGCAGATGATCAGCCAGGTGCTGAACAACTCCTTCAGCCAGCGCCAGATCTCGACGCTGTACAGCGAACTCAACCAGTACCGCGTGGTAATGGAGATTGATCCGCGCTACACGGAAAACCCCGAGGTACTCGATCAACTGCAGGTGATCGCAAACGATGGCACGCGCATCCCGTTGTCCGCCTTCATGCGCTACGACTACTCGCTCATCAATGACCGCGTGCGCCATGAAGACATGTTCGCGGCGGAGAATATCGGTTTCTCACTCGCAAAAGGAGTCACCCTCGACCAGGCGCTGGCGGCGATTGATCGCGCCATGGCCGGGATTCTCCTCCCCAAGGAAGTCCAGGTGCGGGTAGGTGGAGCAGCGCAAGGTTTTCAGAAAACGCTCAACCGGCAACCCTTGCTGATCCTGATCGTGCTCGTTGCCGTTTATCTCGTGCTGGGTGTCCTGTACGAAAGCCTGCTGCACCCGTTGACTATTCTCTCGACCATGCCTCTGGCCGGACTGGGAGCCCTTCTGGCGCTCCAGTTAACCGGCACAGAGTTCTCGCTAGTCGCGTTGCTCGGTCTTTTCCTTCTCGTCGGGATGGTGATGAAGAATGCCATCCTGATGATCGACTTCGCTCTCGAGACCCGGAGACGGACGGGTTGCGATGCCACAACGGCAATCTACGAGGCCGCGCAATTGCGCCTGCGCCCGATTCTGATGACCAACTTTGCTGCCCTGCTTGGCGCCGTGCCACTCATCTTGGCGAGCGGCGAAGGCGTCGAGATGCGCCGACCGCTCGGCCTCGCGATCGTGGGCGGACTCTCGGTGAGCCAGCTTCTGACGATCTACACGGTGCCAGTCGTGTTTGTGTGGCTCGACCGATTGCGAAAACGAAAAGCCCCAGCGGTCGCTCCCTGA